The following are encoded together in the Hippoglossus stenolepis isolate QCI-W04-F060 chromosome 12, HSTE1.2, whole genome shotgun sequence genome:
- the col17a1b gene encoding collagen alpha-1(XVII) chain isoform X1 — MDELTGQMDYSGDLSGERVVTETITTTRRLTSLPPKGTGGSNHRNMSSSAGGLGLEKNVLTQNSSGTYFSSSSVGVNTNSYSSSSGVYLGGDSSGGGDGGLGGFLDGDGYGSGGGGGGGGGGGAGSGGGFLVGSVSKVRSSSSGGGRRAHAAGSSGGLSPGFRERTIISSRSGGYDGSSSANSSPEFTRKDYGNYCSSSARGRSESRESAIRARLQSASPTAGRWTELEDVKKLLKGRANSVSPTRSSTASTTLPVPKKASAEAKTVSVATQSVSSAYGSGVRSGAFNTIDASGLYNTSLASGQYDTGVKSGQYDATLLSSHYDTGVKSGQFDSAVKSGHYDVTLKSGQYDTGGKSVQYDSLKSGQYDSGVKMSQYDTSVRSGQYGGSMRSGEYDMLDAVLPSFSWSTATLPSPTAMVVTGNTSSNSYQVGTNNRSGGISPLGPTSPSSLSVYGFQNNLAPAISTVLTTNAANVSANVGGYGVQKNVSTGSGFVSSGVSTVTRSQTDETNRSKFMVSDKENVSAKRDAEGFILAKDSGKQFTSSSSVHVGGGSLSGDSIKKEKFISSYGEAAPMKTEMSNYGSSGVVMKDKATYAEIHKDSGIFGGGGFCCCSDACCSWWKWLLGLLLLSLLLLGLLFGLIALAEDVRKLKNRVASLEAESSVFSGRTSKLSGSSNSINTLALGAGGGDSNTDGTVHLGAGGGGSGTRTRIGIATGAAGTGGEGVNDISINGGGYGGAGSAGGASAGGASAGSATSGARVGSGSGSVSGAGVAGGASGGSAGGGGTSSSGSSSSTGTSFSGSSGSTGTSFSGGLGTGVSGGHIDAASLQLMIQQMLRAEMQSQTFRAFLASSGQGERGLPGPKGDSGYPGTPGPPGALGHAGPEGPKGQKGISGDHGLEGPPGLRGREGQAGPRGEAGPPGFGTKGAPGDSGVGTAGPKGASGSPGEPGAQGFRGEAGPPGPKGDRGLAGFQGLKGETGEKGVRGMQGDPGLSGMHGPAGEKGSKGSMGQSGQDGAKGSRGDQGPAGPPGLRGLAGPPGDAGLPGVPGLQGPPGIPGNPGQPGTKGETGQPGRIINAAGSSSIGIPGPPGPSGPPGPAGSPGLSGPIGPAGLPGQSGPKGDRGYKGDQGEQGSTVRRTETISSTRADSQFGESGASRSSSLPGPPGPPGPPGRAGDSRQGPPGPPGPPGPTGYGRQGPKGDRGDSGHSSSSGTYYTGPPGPPGHPGPKGSSGSQGPRGFQGEQGQQGVAGTPGRPGSSERVSTYAGGSGISGPPGPPGPPGHPGQQGFKGDTGAPGIPGSSRGSISVTSGPPGPPGPPGPQGQTGSFSSSTEMRQYITDYLSRSRQSSIPGPPGPPGPPGIPGTFSGSMDDISARIIAYIQRSGSGLSIGVQGPPGPPGPPGSGSRVLSVGDLIIMLQRNEVRRYLSGPPGPQGPPGPPGASGASGGLSGSYSAEQVAMYVFNIMNDRGIARGPPGPPGLPGPAGPSSGGSSGFNTLTVDYSALMKNSEFRSWISSAVQQGPPGPPGVQGRSGPPGPQGPSGVSTATVFGAGGHGYSMEDIQRYLQGSGFRGLPGSPGPPGPQGPPGSHSGSVSYTGNFPRESIRAEVQEYLTSDNVRRFITGTPGATGPPGPRGPQGERGEQGYSQSYVQSQSQSYAQGDSRFRTDQTLDYSNVAVRVTDYIRSQGLLKEYLVEGPSRTNVRAIQGPPGPPGPAGPPGYSRVIGSYGNVTADLMEFFRAYGTIPGPPGSIGQQGDRGYPGPKGEKGDPGQPGLAGLPGSYTIQVPHKVQKRDTVNKVRRRRQLRPRLAKSG, encoded by the exons ATGGACGAGTTAACGGGACAGATGGACTACTCAGGAGACTTGTCAGGAGAAAGGG ttGTGACAGAAACTATAACCACCACTAGGAGACTGACTTCCCTCCCTCCAA AGGGAACCGGCGGATCAAATCACAGGAATATGTCCAGCAGTGCTGGTGGGCTGGGCTTGGAGAAGAATGTCTTAACCCAGAACAGCAGTGGAACTTATTTCTCCTCAT CCTCTGTAGGTGTGAACACCAACAGCTACAGCTCCTCCTCAGGAGTTTACCTGGGGGGAGACTCCTCAGGGGGAGGCGATGGAGGACTGGGGGGTTTCTTGGATGGAGATGGGTACggaagcggaggaggaggaggaggaggaggaggaggaggagcaggaagcgGGGGAGGCTTCCTCGTGGGCTCGGTGTCAAAGGTCAGGTCCAGCTCGTCTGGGGGGGGCCGGAGAGCGCACGCCGCTGGCTCATCTGGAGGCCTGTCGCCAGGTTTCCGAGAGAGGACGATCATAAGCAGCCGCTCGGGAGGTTATGACG GAAGTTCCAGTGCAAATTCCTCCCCAGAATTTACTCGTAAAGACTATGGGAACTACT gcTCCAGCAGCGCAAGAGGGAGGAGCGAAAGCAGAG agaGCGCGATCAGAGCCAGATTACAAAGTGCCTCTCCCACCGCCGGCAGAT GGACGGAACTGGAGGACGTGAAGAAGCTGCTGAAGGGACGCGCCAACAGCGTCAGCCCCACTCGCTCGTCCACTGCCTCCACCACTCTGCCTGTTCCTAAAAAGGCCAGCGCGGAAGCCAAGACCGTCTCTGTGGCCACGCAGTCGG tgaGCTCTGCATATGGCTCTGGTGTGAGATCCGGTGCATTCAACACCATTGATGCTTCAGGCCTGTATAATACAAGTCTGGCATCTGGGCAGTATGATACTGGTGTAAAATCGGGCCAGTACGATGCCACTCTGTTATCAAGCCATTATGACACCGGTGTGAAATCAGGACAGTTTGATTCTGCTGTAAAATCAGGCCATTATGATGTCACTCTGAAATCAGGACAGTACGACACTGGTGGGAAATCAGTCCAGTATGATTCCCTGAAATCAGGACAGTATGATAGTGGTGTAAAAATGAGCCAGTACGACACCAGTGTGAGGTCAGGTCAGTACGGCGGCAGCATGAGATCAGGTGAATATGACATGCTGGACGCTGTCCTTCCATCTTTCTCCTGGTCCACCGCCACACTCCCCTCCCCCACCGCCATGGTGGTCACTGGCAACACCAGCAGCAACTCGTACCAGGTCGGCACCAACAACAGGTCTGGAGGAATCTCGCCGCTCGGCCCCACCTCGCCCTCGTCCCTATCAG TTTACGGCTTTCAGAACAATCTGGCGCCCGCCATCAGCACCGTGCTCACCACCAACGCAGCCAACGTCAGCGCTAACGTTGGAG gttaTGGCGTTCAGAAGAATGTGTCAACTGGGAGCGGATTCGTCAGCTCTGGAGTCTCTACAG tcacTCGATCCCAAACTGATGAAACGAATAGGAGCAAGTTCATGGTCTCTGATAAAGAGAACGTTTCAGCCAAGAGGGACGCAGAGGGGTTCATTCTGGCTAAAGACAGCGGGAAGCAgttcaccagcagcagcagcgttcaTGTCGGAGGAG GGTCACTATCGGGAGATtcaataaagaaagagaagttTATTTCCAGCTACGGTGAGGCGGCTCCAATGAAGACTGAGATGTCCAACT aTGGATCCTCTGGAGTTGTAATGAAAGACAAAGCCACCTATGCAG AGATCCACAAGGACAGCGGCATCTTCGGCGGTGGtggattctgctgctgctccgacGCTTGCTGCTCCTGGTGGAAATGGCTGCTgggccttctcctcctctccctcctcctgctgggacTTCTCTTCGGCCTCATCGCGCTGG CTGAGGACGTGAGGAAGCTGAAGAATCGAGTGGCTTCCCTGGAGGCCGAGTCGTCCGTCTTCTCAGGACGTACCAGTAAGCTGTCAGGCTCTTCCAATTCCATCAACACCTTAGCGCTCGGTGCAGGCGGAGGTGACAGTAACACTGACGGCACAGTACACCTGGGCGCTGGAGGTGGAGGCTCAGGCACCAGAACACGAATTGGAATTGCCACTGGTGCTGCCGGCACTGGAGGTGAAGGTGTCAATGATATCAGTATCAACGGGGGAGGCTATGGTGGTGCCGGAAGTGCCGGTGGGGCCAGTGCTGGTGGGGCCAGTGCCGGCAGTGCTACCAGTGGTGCCCGTGTTGGCAGTGGTAGCGGTAGTGTCAGTGGTGCTGGTGTTGCTGGTGGGGCCAGTGGTGGAAGTGCTGGAGGTGGCGGCACCAGCTCCAGTggcagctccagcagcacagGCACCAGCTTCAGTGGCAGCTCCGGCAGCACAGGCACCAGCTTCAGTGGTGGGCTTGGTACTGGTGTGAGTGGAGGACACATTGACGCTGCCTCTCTTCAGCTGATGATCCAGCAGATGCTCAGAGCTGAAATGCAATCACAGACATTCAGAG ctTTTCTGGCATCTTCAGGGCAGGGAGAGCGAGGGCTTCCTGGACCTAAAg GTGATTCTGGTTACCCTGGAACTCCAG gtCCTCCAGGTGCGTTGGGACATGCAGGCCCTGAGGGTCCTAAAGGACAGAAAGGAATCTCAG GTGACCACGGACTGGAGGGGCCACCGGGTCTCAGGGGTCGTGAGGGCCAAGCTGGCCCCAGAGGTGAGGCGGGACCTCCAGGCTTTGGAACGAAAG GGGCTCCTGGAGATTCTGGGGTTGGGACTGCTGGACCAAAAG GTGCATCCGGATCACCAG GTGAACCTGGTGCTCAGGGTTTCCGTGGCGAGGCCGGGCCACCGGGTCCTAAAG GTGACAGAGGGCTCGCTGGATTTCAAGGACTTAAAG gTGAAACTGGTGAGAAAGGTGTCAGAGGCATGCAAG GTGACCCCGGTTTATCAGGAATGCACGGACCAGCTGGAGAGAAAGGATCCAAAGGGTCAATGG GTCAGTCTGGACAAGATGGTGCAAAAGGATCAAGAG GTGACCAAGGACCTGCCGGCCCCCCTGGACTCAGGGGTCTTGCTGGGCCTCCCGGAGACGCTGGACTTCCAG GAGTACCTGGGCTTCAAGGACCACCAG GGATACCAGGAAACCCAGGACAACCTGGAACCAAAG gtgAAACTGGTCAACCAGGCAGAATCATCAATGCAG CTGGTTCCTCTTCTATCGGCATCCCAGGACCACCTGGGCCTTCTGGTCCCCCCGGCCCTGCAGGATCTCCTGGATTATCAG GTCCAATTGGCCCTGCTGGTCTGCCTGGCCAGTCTG GTCCTAAAGGTGACAGAGGATATAAGGGAGACCAGGGAGAACAAGGATCAACTGTGAGAAGGACCGAAACTATAAGTTCAACCAGAGCTGACA GTCAGTTTGGAGAAAGTGGAGCCTCAAGATCTTCTAGCCTACCAGGGCCACCAGGTCCTCCTGGGCCACCTGGACGTGCAG gagATTCGAGACAAGGACCTCCGGGACCACCTGGGCCTCCGGGTCCGACAG gtTATGGAAGACAAGGACctaaaggagacagaggagactcAGGCCATTCGTCCAGCTCTG GGACATATTACACTGGGCCACCAGGACCACCTGGGCATCCTGGACCTAAAGGATCATCAG gttCTCAAGGACCAAGGGGCTTTCAAG GTGAACAAGGACAGCAAGGTGTGGCCGGTACTCCAGGAAGACCAGGAAGCTCCGAGAGAG tGTCGACTTATGCTGGAGGAAGTGGGATCTCTGGACCACCAGGTCCACCAGGGCCTCCTGGACATCCTGGACAGCAAGGATTCAAAG GTGACACTGGAGCTCCTGGAATTCCGGGTTCTTCAAGAG GCTCCATCTCAGTCACTTCAGGCCCTCCTGGTCCTCCAGGTCCTCCTGGTCCTCAAGGCCAGACgggctccttctcctcttcgACTGAGATGCGCCAGTACATCACTGACTATCTGA GTAGAAGCCGGCAGTCCAGTATCCCTGGACCTCCAGGTCCACCTGGGCCTCCAGGAATCCCTGGAACCTTCTCTGGCTCAATGGACGACATCTCAGCTCGTATTATTGCATACATTCAAA GGTCTGGCTCTGGCCTCAGCATCGGAGTTCAGGGTCCTCCAGGACCACCTGGTCCTCCTGGATCTGGCTCTCGAGTCTTATCGGTTGGTGATCTCATTATCATGCTTCAGA GGAACGAAGTGAGGAGATATTTGTCAGGACCACCAGGACCACAGGGACCACCAGGACCACCAGGGGCATCAGGGGCATCAGGTGGACTTTCAGGCAGTTACAGTGCTGAGCAGGTCGCCATGTACGTCTTCAACATCATGAACG ACAGAGGGATTGCTCGAGGTCCACCTGGGCCACCTGGATTACCTGGACCTGCTGGGCCTTCTAGTGGAGGATCATCTGGCTTTAATACCTTGACAGTCGACTATTCTGCACTGATGAAAA ACTCAGAGTTCCGCTCATGGATCAGCTCTGCCGTACAACAAGGTCCTCCTGGACCTCCAGGTGTCCAAGGGCGATCTGGCCCTCCCGGCCCTCAGGGGCCCTCAGGAGTCTCCACCGCCACCGTGTTTGGGGCGGGAGGTCATGGCTACAGCATGGAGGACATTCAGCGCTACCTGCAGG GTTCTGGGTTCAGAGGTCTTCCTGGTTCTCCTGGCCCACCTGGTCCACAGGGTCCACCAGGCAGTCACTCTGGCTCGGTTTCCTACACTGGAAACTTCCCTCGGGAGAGCATCCGCGCTGAAGTTCAGGAGTATCTGACCT ctGACAATGTTCGTCGTTTCATCACCGGAACTCCGGGGGCCACAGGACCTCCAGGTCCAAGGGGACCTCAAGGAGAACGCGGAGAGCAGGGTTACAGCCAAAGCTACGtgcagagccagagccagagctaCGCTCAGGGTGACAGCCGCTTCCGCACTGACCAGACACTGGACTACTCCAACGTTGCTGTGAGAGTTACTGACTACATCAGGA GTCAAGGCCTGTTGAAGGAGTACCTGGTCGAGGGCCCGTCCAGGACGAACGTGAGAGCGATTCAAGGCCCTCCGGGTCCACCTGGCCCCGCCGGACCACCTGGTTACAGCCGCGTCATCGGGTCCTACGGTAACGTCACAGCTGACCTCATGGAATTCTTCAGAG CCTACGGCACCATCCCCGGTCCTCCAGGAAGCATTGGAcaacagggagacagaggataCCCAGGACCCAAAGGAGAGAAGG GTGATCCTGGACAGCCAGGTCTCGCAGGATTACCAGGGTCGTACACGATCCAGGTTCCACACAAAGTGCAGAAGAGGGACACAG TCAATAAAGTGCGGCGTCGTCGCCAGCTGCGTCCTCGTCTGGCAAAGAGTGGCTGA
- the col17a1b gene encoding collagen alpha-1(XVII) chain isoform X3 yields MDELTGQMDYSGDLSGERVVTETITTTRRLTSLPPKGTGGSNHRNMSSSAGGLGLEKNVLTQNSSGTYFSSSSVGVNTNSYSSSSGVYLGGDSSGGGDGGLGGFLDGDGYGSGGGGGGGGGGGAGSGGGFLVGSVSKVRSSSSGGGRRAHAAGSSGGLSPGFRERTIISSRSGGYDGSSSANSSPEFTRKDYGNYCSSSARGRSESRESAIRARLQSASPTAGRWTELEDVKKLLKGRANSVSPTRSSTASTTLPVPKKASAEAKTVSVATQSVSSAYGSGVRSGAFNTIDASGLYNTSLASGQYDTGVKSGQYDATLLSSHYDTGVKSGQFDSAVKSGHYDVTLKSGQYDTGGKSVQYDSLKSGQYDSGVKMSQYDTSVRSGQYGGSMRSGEYDMLDAVLPSFSWSTATLPSPTAMVVTGNTSSNSYQVGTNNRSGGISPLGPTSPSSLSVYGFQNNLAPAISTVLTTNAANVSANVGGYGVQKNVSTGSGFVSSGVSTVTRSQTDETNRSKFMVSDKENVSAKRDAEGFILAKDSGKQFTSSSSVHVGGGSLSGDSIKKEKFISSYGEAAPMKTEMSNYGSSGVVMKDKATYAEIHKDSGIFGGGGFCCCSDACCSWWKWLLGLLLLSLLLLGLLFGLIALAEDVRKLKNRVASLEAESSVFSGRTSKLSGSSNSINTLALGAGGGDSNTDGTVHLGAGGGGSGTRTRIGIATGAAGTGGEGVNDISINGGGYGGAGSAGGASAGGASAGGASGGSAGGGGTSSSGSSSSTGTSFSGSSGSTGTSFSGGLGTGVSGGHIDAASLQLMIQQMLRAEMQSQTFRAFLASSGQGERGLPGPKGDSGYPGTPGPPGALGHAGPEGPKGQKGISGDHGLEGPPGLRGREGQAGPRGEAGPPGFGTKGAPGDSGVGTAGPKGASGSPGEPGAQGFRGEAGPPGPKGDRGLAGFQGLKGETGEKGVRGMQGDPGLSGMHGPAGEKGSKGSMGQSGQDGAKGSRGDQGPAGPPGLRGLAGPPGDAGLPGVPGLQGPPGIPGNPGQPGTKGETGQPGRIINAAGSSSIGIPGPPGPSGPPGPAGSPGLSGPIGPAGLPGQSGPKGDRGYKGDQGEQGSTVRRTETISSTRADSQFGESGASRSSSLPGPPGPPGPPGRAGDSRQGPPGPPGPPGPTGYGRQGPKGDRGDSGHSSSSGTYYTGPPGPPGHPGPKGSSGSQGPRGFQGEQGQQGVAGTPGRPGSSERVSTYAGGSGISGPPGPPGPPGHPGQQGFKGDTGAPGIPGSSRGSISVTSGPPGPPGPPGPQGQTGSFSSSTEMRQYITDYLSRSRQSSIPGPPGPPGPPGIPGTFSGSMDDISARIIAYIQRSGSGLSIGVQGPPGPPGPPGSGSRVLSVGDLIIMLQRNEVRRYLSGPPGPQGPPGPPGASGASGGLSGSYSAEQVAMYVFNIMNDRGIARGPPGPPGLPGPAGPSSGGSSGFNTLTVDYSALMKNSEFRSWISSAVQQGPPGPPGVQGRSGPPGPQGPSGVSTATVFGAGGHGYSMEDIQRYLQGSGFRGLPGSPGPPGPQGPPGSHSGSVSYTGNFPRESIRAEVQEYLTSDNVRRFITGTPGATGPPGPRGPQGERGEQGYSQSYVQSQSQSYAQGDSRFRTDQTLDYSNVAVRVTDYIRSQGLLKEYLVEGPSRTNVRAIQGPPGPPGPAGPPGYSRVIGSYGNVTADLMEFFRAYGTIPGPPGSIGQQGDRGYPGPKGEKGDPGQPGLAGLPGSYTIQVPHKVQKRDTVNKVRRRRQLRPRLAKSG; encoded by the exons ATGGACGAGTTAACGGGACAGATGGACTACTCAGGAGACTTGTCAGGAGAAAGGG ttGTGACAGAAACTATAACCACCACTAGGAGACTGACTTCCCTCCCTCCAA AGGGAACCGGCGGATCAAATCACAGGAATATGTCCAGCAGTGCTGGTGGGCTGGGCTTGGAGAAGAATGTCTTAACCCAGAACAGCAGTGGAACTTATTTCTCCTCAT CCTCTGTAGGTGTGAACACCAACAGCTACAGCTCCTCCTCAGGAGTTTACCTGGGGGGAGACTCCTCAGGGGGAGGCGATGGAGGACTGGGGGGTTTCTTGGATGGAGATGGGTACggaagcggaggaggaggaggaggaggaggaggaggaggagcaggaagcgGGGGAGGCTTCCTCGTGGGCTCGGTGTCAAAGGTCAGGTCCAGCTCGTCTGGGGGGGGCCGGAGAGCGCACGCCGCTGGCTCATCTGGAGGCCTGTCGCCAGGTTTCCGAGAGAGGACGATCATAAGCAGCCGCTCGGGAGGTTATGACG GAAGTTCCAGTGCAAATTCCTCCCCAGAATTTACTCGTAAAGACTATGGGAACTACT gcTCCAGCAGCGCAAGAGGGAGGAGCGAAAGCAGAG agaGCGCGATCAGAGCCAGATTACAAAGTGCCTCTCCCACCGCCGGCAGAT GGACGGAACTGGAGGACGTGAAGAAGCTGCTGAAGGGACGCGCCAACAGCGTCAGCCCCACTCGCTCGTCCACTGCCTCCACCACTCTGCCTGTTCCTAAAAAGGCCAGCGCGGAAGCCAAGACCGTCTCTGTGGCCACGCAGTCGG tgaGCTCTGCATATGGCTCTGGTGTGAGATCCGGTGCATTCAACACCATTGATGCTTCAGGCCTGTATAATACAAGTCTGGCATCTGGGCAGTATGATACTGGTGTAAAATCGGGCCAGTACGATGCCACTCTGTTATCAAGCCATTATGACACCGGTGTGAAATCAGGACAGTTTGATTCTGCTGTAAAATCAGGCCATTATGATGTCACTCTGAAATCAGGACAGTACGACACTGGTGGGAAATCAGTCCAGTATGATTCCCTGAAATCAGGACAGTATGATAGTGGTGTAAAAATGAGCCAGTACGACACCAGTGTGAGGTCAGGTCAGTACGGCGGCAGCATGAGATCAGGTGAATATGACATGCTGGACGCTGTCCTTCCATCTTTCTCCTGGTCCACCGCCACACTCCCCTCCCCCACCGCCATGGTGGTCACTGGCAACACCAGCAGCAACTCGTACCAGGTCGGCACCAACAACAGGTCTGGAGGAATCTCGCCGCTCGGCCCCACCTCGCCCTCGTCCCTATCAG TTTACGGCTTTCAGAACAATCTGGCGCCCGCCATCAGCACCGTGCTCACCACCAACGCAGCCAACGTCAGCGCTAACGTTGGAG gttaTGGCGTTCAGAAGAATGTGTCAACTGGGAGCGGATTCGTCAGCTCTGGAGTCTCTACAG tcacTCGATCCCAAACTGATGAAACGAATAGGAGCAAGTTCATGGTCTCTGATAAAGAGAACGTTTCAGCCAAGAGGGACGCAGAGGGGTTCATTCTGGCTAAAGACAGCGGGAAGCAgttcaccagcagcagcagcgttcaTGTCGGAGGAG GGTCACTATCGGGAGATtcaataaagaaagagaagttTATTTCCAGCTACGGTGAGGCGGCTCCAATGAAGACTGAGATGTCCAACT aTGGATCCTCTGGAGTTGTAATGAAAGACAAAGCCACCTATGCAG AGATCCACAAGGACAGCGGCATCTTCGGCGGTGGtggattctgctgctgctccgacGCTTGCTGCTCCTGGTGGAAATGGCTGCTgggccttctcctcctctccctcctcctgctgggacTTCTCTTCGGCCTCATCGCGCTGG CTGAGGACGTGAGGAAGCTGAAGAATCGAGTGGCTTCCCTGGAGGCCGAGTCGTCCGTCTTCTCAGGACGTACCAGTAAGCTGTCAGGCTCTTCCAATTCCATCAACACCTTAGCGCTCGGTGCAGGCGGAGGTGACAGTAACACTGACGGCACAGTACACCTGGGCGCTGGAGGTGGAGGCTCAGGCACCAGAACACGAATTGGAATTGCCACTGGTGCTGCCGGCACTGGAGGTGAAGGTGTCAATGATATCAGTATCAACGGGGGAGGCTATGGTGGTGCCGGAAGTGCCGGTGGGGCCAGTGCTGGTGGGGCCAG TGCTGGTGGGGCCAGTGGTGGAAGTGCTGGAGGTGGCGGCACCAGCTCCAGTggcagctccagcagcacagGCACCAGCTTCAGTGGCAGCTCCGGCAGCACAGGCACCAGCTTCAGTGGTGGGCTTGGTACTGGTGTGAGTGGAGGACACATTGACGCTGCCTCTCTTCAGCTGATGATCCAGCAGATGCTCAGAGCTGAAATGCAATCACAGACATTCAGAG ctTTTCTGGCATCTTCAGGGCAGGGAGAGCGAGGGCTTCCTGGACCTAAAg GTGATTCTGGTTACCCTGGAACTCCAG gtCCTCCAGGTGCGTTGGGACATGCAGGCCCTGAGGGTCCTAAAGGACAGAAAGGAATCTCAG GTGACCACGGACTGGAGGGGCCACCGGGTCTCAGGGGTCGTGAGGGCCAAGCTGGCCCCAGAGGTGAGGCGGGACCTCCAGGCTTTGGAACGAAAG GGGCTCCTGGAGATTCTGGGGTTGGGACTGCTGGACCAAAAG GTGCATCCGGATCACCAG GTGAACCTGGTGCTCAGGGTTTCCGTGGCGAGGCCGGGCCACCGGGTCCTAAAG GTGACAGAGGGCTCGCTGGATTTCAAGGACTTAAAG gTGAAACTGGTGAGAAAGGTGTCAGAGGCATGCAAG GTGACCCCGGTTTATCAGGAATGCACGGACCAGCTGGAGAGAAAGGATCCAAAGGGTCAATGG GTCAGTCTGGACAAGATGGTGCAAAAGGATCAAGAG GTGACCAAGGACCTGCCGGCCCCCCTGGACTCAGGGGTCTTGCTGGGCCTCCCGGAGACGCTGGACTTCCAG GAGTACCTGGGCTTCAAGGACCACCAG GGATACCAGGAAACCCAGGACAACCTGGAACCAAAG gtgAAACTGGTCAACCAGGCAGAATCATCAATGCAG CTGGTTCCTCTTCTATCGGCATCCCAGGACCACCTGGGCCTTCTGGTCCCCCCGGCCCTGCAGGATCTCCTGGATTATCAG GTCCAATTGGCCCTGCTGGTCTGCCTGGCCAGTCTG GTCCTAAAGGTGACAGAGGATATAAGGGAGACCAGGGAGAACAAGGATCAACTGTGAGAAGGACCGAAACTATAAGTTCAACCAGAGCTGACA GTCAGTTTGGAGAAAGTGGAGCCTCAAGATCTTCTAGCCTACCAGGGCCACCAGGTCCTCCTGGGCCACCTGGACGTGCAG gagATTCGAGACAAGGACCTCCGGGACCACCTGGGCCTCCGGGTCCGACAG gtTATGGAAGACAAGGACctaaaggagacagaggagactcAGGCCATTCGTCCAGCTCTG GGACATATTACACTGGGCCACCAGGACCACCTGGGCATCCTGGACCTAAAGGATCATCAG gttCTCAAGGACCAAGGGGCTTTCAAG GTGAACAAGGACAGCAAGGTGTGGCCGGTACTCCAGGAAGACCAGGAAGCTCCGAGAGAG tGTCGACTTATGCTGGAGGAAGTGGGATCTCTGGACCACCAGGTCCACCAGGGCCTCCTGGACATCCTGGACAGCAAGGATTCAAAG GTGACACTGGAGCTCCTGGAATTCCGGGTTCTTCAAGAG GCTCCATCTCAGTCACTTCAGGCCCTCCTGGTCCTCCAGGTCCTCCTGGTCCTCAAGGCCAGACgggctccttctcctcttcgACTGAGATGCGCCAGTACATCACTGACTATCTGA GTAGAAGCCGGCAGTCCAGTATCCCTGGACCTCCAGGTCCACCTGGGCCTCCAGGAATCCCTGGAACCTTCTCTGGCTCAATGGACGACATCTCAGCTCGTATTATTGCATACATTCAAA GGTCTGGCTCTGGCCTCAGCATCGGAGTTCAGGGTCCTCCAGGACCACCTGGTCCTCCTGGATCTGGCTCTCGAGTCTTATCGGTTGGTGATCTCATTATCATGCTTCAGA GGAACGAAGTGAGGAGATATTTGTCAGGACCACCAGGACCACAGGGACCACCAGGACCACCAGGGGCATCAGGGGCATCAGGTGGACTTTCAGGCAGTTACAGTGCTGAGCAGGTCGCCATGTACGTCTTCAACATCATGAACG ACAGAGGGATTGCTCGAGGTCCACCTGGGCCACCTGGATTACCTGGACCTGCTGGGCCTTCTAGTGGAGGATCATCTGGCTTTAATACCTTGACAGTCGACTATTCTGCACTGATGAAAA ACTCAGAGTTCCGCTCATGGATCAGCTCTGCCGTACAACAAGGTCCTCCTGGACCTCCAGGTGTCCAAGGGCGATCTGGCCCTCCCGGCCCTCAGGGGCCCTCAGGAGTCTCCACCGCCACCGTGTTTGGGGCGGGAGGTCATGGCTACAGCATGGAGGACATTCAGCGCTACCTGCAGG GTTCTGGGTTCAGAGGTCTTCCTGGTTCTCCTGGCCCACCTGGTCCACAGGGTCCACCAGGCAGTCACTCTGGCTCGGTTTCCTACACTGGAAACTTCCCTCGGGAGAGCATCCGCGCTGAAGTTCAGGAGTATCTGACCT ctGACAATGTTCGTCGTTTCATCACCGGAACTCCGGGGGCCACAGGACCTCCAGGTCCAAGGGGACCTCAAGGAGAACGCGGAGAGCAGGGTTACAGCCAAAGCTACGtgcagagccagagccagagctaCGCTCAGGGTGACAGCCGCTTCCGCACTGACCAGACACTGGACTACTCCAACGTTGCTGTGAGAGTTACTGACTACATCAGGA GTCAAGGCCTGTTGAAGGAGTACCTGGTCGAGGGCCCGTCCAGGACGAACGTGAGAGCGATTCAAGGCCCTCCGGGTCCACCTGGCCCCGCCGGACCACCTGGTTACAGCCGCGTCATCGGGTCCTACGGTAACGTCACAGCTGACCTCATGGAATTCTTCAGAG CCTACGGCACCATCCCCGGTCCTCCAGGAAGCATTGGAcaacagggagacagaggataCCCAGGACCCAAAGGAGAGAAGG GTGATCCTGGACAGCCAGGTCTCGCAGGATTACCAGGGTCGTACACGATCCAGGTTCCACACAAAGTGCAGAAGAGGGACACAG TCAATAAAGTGCGGCGTCGTCGCCAGCTGCGTCCTCGTCTGGCAAAGAGTGGCTGA